AGGCGCCGCTCTTGTTCGATGGCGAGCAAAGCCTCGTGGCAAAGGCCGTCCCGAAGCGCGTTGCGGAATTCGCGGCCGGTCGGCTCTGCGCGCGACATGCTCTTGCCGAATTGGGCCACACGGATTTTCAGCTCCTGAGAGATGCCAGCCGGCGTCCGTTGTGGCCCGACGGCATCGTGGGAAGCATCACCCACACCGATGGCTATTGTGGCGCAGCCGTCGGAAGACAATCGGCGATTTCCAGCATCGGGATCGACGCCGAAGAGATCGTGCGGCTGGACGATTCCATCCTTCGCGCAATCTGCACGCCCGAGGAACGGGCGCGCCTCGAGGAGGCGGATACCGCAAAGAGGCAATGCGCTACGGCGCTCGTCTTCAGCGCCAAAGAGGCATTCTACAAATGCCATTCCGCAGCCGGGGGTGAAATGCTCGGGTTTCGGGACGTCGCATTATGCTTCCACGAGAACGGATTCACTGTCGAGCCGCAAAGGGCGTTCCGACGTTCCTGGCCCGAAGGCACGCGCCCCGCAGGCCAGTACGAAATCCGGGAAGGCCTCGTCTTCTGTGCTGTCGCATTTGTGCGCCACTGACACATCTGCGTATCGTCGCCGACGGCGGTGTTGGTGCGGCGCTCAGGCGCGCGTGACGATACCGTCCGCGACGAGATCGTCGAGGAATTTGCGCGTATCGTGCAGGCACTGTTCCCGGCCGACATCAAATTGCTGTTCCAAGCCGGTCACGATTGTATCGAGACTTGCCGGCTTCTCCAGCAAGGACCAGATCGCGCTGCTGATGGGATTGAATTCGAAGTAGTTCCAATTTCCCAAGTGCAGCAGCAGCACCACGCCGTTGACTTCGGTTTCGACAACCTCGTCCGCGCGGGAATAAAGCAGGTTCGTGTCCTCGAGCATGCCTCAAGTGTGCCTCAATGAGGCCATTGCGGCAATGTGCGGGAGCCGCGAGTCCTGGGCTGGTGCGTCGAACACCGGACCGAAGGCGGCTTTGGAGACATGCCAATGCTTGATGAGCGCCGGCCGCCAGAAATGGACGAAGATAACCCCAAGGTAATGGTGGCTATCCCGATCCGGTCGAATCGTCAGGCTATGAGCAAGGCCGCCGTTCGTGCCAAAGTACTGTCTTGCCACCAGCGCGACCGGAACCTATCTGTTGACTGAGCTTTCCATTCTCGAACTTGTTCGCGTCACCGAAGAAACCGATGCGCGCGGGGCGCTCGACAACGCTCGCGATCTCGCCGCCCATGCGGAAAACTGGGGTTATCGCCGCATCTGGGTCGCCGAGCATCACAACATGGCCGGCATCGCGAGCGCGGCGACGTCCATCGTCATCGCGCATATCGCGGCCGGCTCGAAGAGCATCCGGGTCGGCGCGGGCGGCATCATGCTGCCAAACCATGCGCCTTACGTCATCGCGGAGCAGTTCGGCACCTTGGCGCGGCTGTTTCCCGATCGCATCGATCTGGGGCTCGGCCGCGCGCCCGGAACCGACCAGCTGACCTTGCGCGCTTTGCGCCGCACGCCCGAAGCGGCGGAGAATTTTCCGCAGGACGTCCTGGAACTCCAGGCATTCCTCGCGCCGGCGGGTCCCAACCAGCGCATCCAGGCGGTTCCGGCGGCG
The nucleotide sequence above comes from Rhizomicrobium sp.. Encoded proteins:
- a CDS encoding 4'-phosphopantetheinyl transferase superfamily protein; protein product: MSAGIVRSELWRSLLPPGVVAYETREFVQAPLLFDGEQSLVAKAVPKRVAEFAAGRLCARHALAELGHTDFQLLRDASRRPLWPDGIVGSITHTDGYCGAAVGRQSAISSIGIDAEEIVRLDDSILRAICTPEERARLEEADTAKRQCATALVFSAKEAFYKCHSAAGGEMLGFRDVALCFHENGFTVEPQRAFRRSWPEGTRPAGQYEIREGLVFCAVAFVRH
- a CDS encoding PqqD family protein, translating into MLEDTNLLYSRADEVVETEVNGVVLLLHLGNWNYFEFNPISSAIWSLLEKPASLDTIVTGLEQQFDVGREQCLHDTRKFLDDLVADGIVTRA